The segment ACAGCGCTCGAGTTCACTGTGGAATACACCAAAGATCGGCATGCCTTCGGCAAGCCCGTCTTCGCCTTCCAAAACACCAAGTTCAAGCTCGCCGAGGTCGCCACCGACGCCCACATCAGCCGCGTTTTCATCGACGACTGCGTCGCCCGCCATCTGCGCGGTGAACTCGACATCCCCACCGTCGCGATGGCGAAATGGTGGACTACTGAGCGTGCGATGGTCGCCCTTGATGACTGCTTGCAGCTCCACGGCGGCTACGGCTATATGACCGAGTATCCCATCGGCAGGATGTGGGCCGATGCTCGCGTTCAGAAGATCTACGGTGGGACAAACGAGATTATGAAGGAGATCATTGCTCGGTCGCTTTAGATCGAATTCGACCGCTAGATTGGTTACGAGGGGCCGCGATAGCGAGGTGGCGTTCGCTTATCAAGTCGGTGGTGACTGTTCATTAGGCGGTCACTGTTCACTAGGCGGATACCCGGCGAGCTCGCTTCAAACGGGGGCCTTACTCGGCCGGCCTGGGCGCGCCGCGCCCGAGACAGGTTGACCTTGCTGCTGACGCCCTTCAGACGATATGCGCCGGCGGACGACCACCGGAGGCCTGCGTCGTCGACGATCACCCGCGTGGAGTCCCACCAACACTGCGCCTGGCCGCGCCGCCGCGCTCACTCGGCTGGCCAGGTTCACGGGGTTGCCGAACCAGTCGCCCGCGCGCGAGACCGCTGACCCGGACGCCACGCCAATCCTCAAGGAAGGCAGGTCATTTGCTGACGCGCTGTCGATCAGGTCCAGCATCGTCGTCACCAGCGGCGTCGGTCGTGATGAGACCAGCATGACCGCGCCCCGAGGGTTTCACGAATCTCAACCGGTGGGTTGGCAGCCTCGCGCGCAGCAGTCGCGAGTCGATTCGCGAGCCTCTCCAAATCGTCGGGCTGAAGCTTTCAACATGTTCAGCGCGCGAAGCCACGCATCATCTCCGTGGCCTGCCCGATGCCTTCCGTGAGGGCCCGCAATATGGCGACTGTTTCGTCTGGATTCCGGTTTCCGTGCTCAGCTCGCGCAGAGAGACGTACCGTCCCTCATCACCCAGTACGCGGCTTGTAGGAAGAAGGAGAGGGGTTGGGGCCACCAGTCGGCTTTGATCAATCGTGAAGCCCTGGGCATGCAGCCAGGCAATTAGATGAGTCCTTTCCTGGCGGCTGTCGCCCTCAAGACCGTCGTGCAGACATACTGAGCGAGGTCGTCTTCGTGTGTTGCTGACACCCTGGACCTGCTTAGTGCTGCGGCGTACCGGGACGCGGACAGGATGGTTCAGTGTTCACGCCGCGCACCTGGTGACTCGACGCGGGGACGCCGAGCACGGCGTGACCCATCGCAACGAGCAGCGCAGAGGTCTGTTCGGGAGCCAGGCCAGTGCCGCGGTAGTGCAAGATCGATTGAATGGCTCCGATCGCTCCATGAACCATCGCCCGAAGTTCAATCTCATCGACCGCGGGCCGCAATTCTCCGACGAGGTGTACCCACTCTTCTAGATAGAGTCGCTGCTTTCGGCGCAACCGGCTCTGGTGCTGATCCGACAGATTGTGCACTTCGCGGTAATACACCATTGCCAGCTCGCGTTGATCCATTACCAAGGCGACTTGGTCTGACACCAGCAGGGTCAGCGCCTCCGCCTCGTCGCGGGACTGCTCGACGATCGCCGTCGCACGCTTAAGGAGTTTGTCCACCACTCGCTCGAAGAGGGCCGCCAGTAGATCGCTCTTACTGTTGAAATGGCGATAGATGGCCGGCCCGACAACCCCTGATGCAACGCCGATGTCGGCCATGGAGACAGCGTGGTAGCCCCGCTCGGCAATCAACTCGGTGGCAGAGGCGAGAATCCGTTCCCGACGTTCGCCGCCGACCCGGGTACGTCCGGCAACGACCACCTTGTTCACTACTACCTTCCTTCGCTCGCAACCAGGGCTCGCGCAGCACTGCAGCGCCGGGAGCTACACTACGAACGTTAACACCTGCTCACAATCCCAGGTTGAGTTGAAATGTAGACGCCCAGTGGCAGGTGGCTGGCGCCTGCGCGTGTGATCCCCATTCGTGGATGTGCCCGCTCATTGGCCAAGATCGGCAACCGCGTGGGCAGATCGCTGCGCCCTCTTTGGATGTCCAGTTCGGCAAGGAACTGGACAAAGCCATCTCTCCGTCTGCCGGACGCTGTTGGCGTCATCCGATCGTCATCACATCGTTCGGCAACACGGCTTTGGCAAAGGGGCTACGTCAAGCAGCAGGCAGAGGACGGCGACTTGATTGGCGATACGTCGACAGAGTGGCCCGGCTACTCCAAATTCGGGATTTGTCAGGTCGCGCCGACAAGGGATTGCGGTATGTCCACGATGCGGGAGCGCAGGTACTCGCACAAGCCCTTCGCCTGGGCATCCGGCCGGGTCGAGGATGCCACGCCTTCCCCCAGCAGCCCGTGCACCACAACGTTGAGCGCACGCAGGTTGGGCAGCTCGAATCGCTCTATGCGCAGCTGCGCAGCCTCCGGGCCGAGCAGCCCGCGCAGTCGCTCGACGGTTAAGTGCTCGCGCACCCAGGCATAGCCGGCGTCGTCGCGGGCCCAGAGACCAATATTGGCGTTGCCGCCCTTGTCGCCGGACCGCGCGCCCAGAACCGCGCCCAGCGGCGCGCGGCATGTCGGCTCGGTCGGCGGCGCGGCTGCCGCGCTGCCCCGGACCTTCGCGGCCGGCACGCTACCGGTCGGCGGATCGGCGATCCTCCGGCGCTCACCGTTGGGCAGCACCACGACCTGCGTCACGCTCGACCGGGGCACGGTCGCTGGGCGATACACGCCGAACACTGACTCCGACGTGGGTGGCGTGGTGGTGTGGAAGCCGGCATACCCGGCCAGAGCGATCTCCATGATTGCGCTCGAGAACGCCCGGCCGACCTTGCGCGGGTCGGTGTCCTTGACCGTGATCCGCAAGTGCGCGCACGCCTGGTCGTTGGTGGGGGCGTCCGGTGTGTCGAAACGCAGAAACCGGACGTCGACCTCGGCGAAGGATCCCCGGCCGCCGAGGATGTCGAACAGCTGCTGCTGCGCGAACGCGGCTTTCGCCTCCAGGTCCAAGCCGGTGAGCACCATCGTCATGGTGTTCCGGTAGCCCCCGACCTCGTTCAGCGCCACCTTGAGCGTCTCCGGTGGCGGGCTGCCGGTGACACCCGTGATCGCCACCCGGTGCTCGGCCTGCTGGGCCAGCGAGATCGTGTCGAAGTGAGTCACCACGTCGGGCCCCAGATAGGCCGGCTCGGCGATCTCGTAGAGCAGCTGGGAGGTGACCGTACCGACCGACACCAGCCCCCCGGTGTCGGCGTGCTTGGTGATCACCGACGAGCCGTCGGCCGCCACCTCCGCGATCGGGAAGCCCGGGTAGCGACGGTCGGTGATCTCGTCGAGGAAGGCGTAGTTGCCGCCCGTGGCCTGTGGTCCGCATTCGATGACGTGGCCGGCCACGACGGCACCGGCGAGCCGGTCCCAGTCGGTGCGCTCCCACCCGTGCCACCAGGCGGCCGGGCCGACGACCAGCGAGGCGTCTGTCACCCGTCCGGTGACGACGACGTCGGCGCCCGCACCCAGCGCTTCGGCGATACCCCAACCCCCGAGGTAGGCGTTGGCCGAGACCGGCTTGACCTCACCGACCGCAGGGGTGATCGCGGAGAGGTTCCCGCGCAAGTCGTCACCTTCGATGTGGGCGATCCGGACGGTGATACCGAGCCGGTCCGCAAGCTCGCGCAATCTGACGGCCAGCCCGGCCGGGTTGAGCCCACCGGCGTTGGCCACGATCTTGATACCGCGGTCGGAACAGGTGCCCAACACCTGCTCCATCTGGGTCAGGAACGTGCGCGCGTAACCGCCCGCCGGATCCTTCGCCTGGGCCTTCGCCAGGATGAGCATCGTCAGTTCAGCGAGGTAGTCCCCGCACAGCACGTCGATGCTCTGCTCGCCCGTCCCGCCCTCGACCATCTCCCGCGCCGCGGCGATCCGGTCGCCGTAGAAGCCCGAGCAATTTCCGATGCGTACCGGGTCCCTCACGACACACCTCCGTCGAACTGTCCTGCGGTGCGCCCGCCACCGGGAGGTCCGGCGAAGGCCTGCGCGATGGAGAGCCACTGGTCGGCGAGCGGACCGGTGACGTGCAGTGCGGTGTCGTCGCGATGCCTGCGCTGGGTGACGAGCAGGCAGAAGTCGTGCGCAGTGCCGGTGACCCGGTTGGGCACGCCGTCGGGGCCCCAGGTCCACAGCGTGCCCCCCGGTGCGGTGAGCTCGACACGGACGGGTTCCTCGGGCACCTCCAGGCCGTTGGCCATGTAGCTGAACGCCCGCGCTCCCACGCCGATGTGGGCGACGTGGCGCAACCGGGCCGAGGGCACACGGGTCACTCCCAGCGCGTCGGCGATGTCCTGACCGTGCGCCCAGGTCTCCATGATCCGCGCGGTCAGCGAGGAAGCCGCGCTCATGGGGAGGCCGAACCACGGCACCCGCATCGAGGGGTCGATCGCTGCGAAGGCAGCGACGAGGGCGCGGCGCGCGCCGTCGAACCAGGACAGCAGCTCCGCTGTCGGCATCGGCCGGTAGCGCTCGGCGATGGTGTCCGGGGAGATCCGGCCGTCGGCGAGCATGGGCAGCACCTCGGCCGTGAACCCTTCGGGGTCGGTGGCTGAGCGCACCGCGGCGTCGTCGAAGAACGCAAGATGGCTGATCTGATCGCGGACCGCCCAGCCTGCCGCGGGGGTGGGCGCGTCCCACCCGGCTTGCCCCTCGGGCAGCTCGGCGATCAGTGACCACAGCTCGGCCGTTTCCGCCCCGATGTCGGTGATCAAGGACTCCATCGGCACGGCCACGTCTAACGTCCCTTCCAAACCGGTGTGCGCTTCTCGCGGAACGCGGCGGGACCCTCTAGCGCGTCGGCGCTGAGGTACACCGGCTCCCATATCTGGTCGGCGTGGGCGTAGGCCTCCGTCAGGTGGTGCGCTGCGGAGAGGTATACGGTCTTTTTTGCCGCGAGTACGGACAGCGGTGCGTTGGAAGCGATCCGCAGGGCGATCTCCTGAACTCGTACCCGCAGCTCCGCTGCGGGCACGACCTCGTTCACCATGCCTACCTCGCGGGCGCGCTCGGCAGTGATCGGGTCGCCGGTCATCAAAATCTGCAGCGCAATCCGCGGCGGCAGCAGCCACGACAGCGGGACAGCCCATGGCGAGCCGCGGCCTACCTTGACCTCGCTGACCGCGAACCTGGCGTGCTCGGCTGCGATGACGAGGTCGCACTGCTGGGCCAGTAGGAATCCGCCGGCGAAGGCGACGCCGTTCACCGCGGCGATGGTCGGCTTGGCGACCTGGATGTTGCGCCCGAATTGCGGCGCGAAGTCTGGCGGCGGAACCGTGAGCGCCGTCTCCGCCATCTCTTTAAGGTCCCCTCCGGCGCAGAACGCCTTATCGCCTGCCCCGGTCAGCACCAGAACCTTGGCGGAGTCGTCGGCGTTGAAGCGGTGAACGCTGTGGAACAGTCCCTGCCGGACCGCCCCGTTGAGCGCGTTCCGTGCCTCGGGGCGATTGATCGTCAACCAGGCCACCCCGTCGACGACCTCGTAGGTGATCGCTTCCTCGCTCATCAATCCCCGTCCTGATCGGCACCCGCCCTCCCGATGTGAGGGCTCGTTCACTCGCAGTACGTTACCCGGCAGAATGTCGCGAGGACCAGTTGGTGAGCGAACGCGTTGCGTCCGGCGGCGCAACCCGACCGGCGTGGCCAGCTCCGTAAATGTTGGGTTCGCCACCTCGTCGGCCGCATTCGGTTCGAGCGATTGACGAGATCGGATCCCAAGGCCGCAACACGGGGTTGCATTCGTACGTCAAGTCCTCGGCAAGAATGTGGCCCTCTTCGGCCTTTTGGGATTGGCACGCCGGAGGTGCTCCTTGCCACCGTTTCACCCTTGGCTCCCAGAAACAATCGGTGCCAAATGCTGTGAACGCATGCGTCGCCGCGGGGAACCGCTCGTCAGCGTCCGAGGACTTGAAAACCTTCCCATGCTTTCCGGCGGTCGGCGTGGGGGTCGTTGTCCACTCGCGAAGCGCGATCGAAGACGAGGACCGGACGGGCGTCGCTGGTGTAGCGCGGCCAGCCGTCTCCTGGAACTCCGGTGCGTGCGAAAGCATCCCAGCGCCCTTGCATGTCGTCGCTCACGCGTAGGGCCGAGCGGCGATCGGCTCCGGCGCTGAGTAGCCGACCGAGCGGCGTGCGGTAGGCGTCGAACACCGCAAGAAGCTCCGTCGCATGGGTGGCACCCAGCCCGGCCCATTGCAGAGTTCGCGGGGCGAAGTCATAGCGGTACAGATATGTGGGGGCGTGCCGACTGTGGGAATCCGCGAGCTGCCACAGTGTCGATCCGAATGTGAAGTCGGCCCCCAGTCGGATACAGGCATCGGGGGCCGGATATTCGGGATAGGCAGCAGTAATTCGCTCGCGACAGGTGGGTTCCGCTCCCGCTAGTAACGCTTCGATCTTGGCTTCGTTCGTCGGGAGGAGTTTGAGGAAGCGAGTGAACAACCGGCCCTCGTCGGCGTTCGTACCGACGATCAGCGGCACACGGTACGCCTTGCCGTCGCGCATCGCTTGAATGGGCTCGGACGGTAGATAGTCGGTTCCGAATGTGCATCCCACCGGGTAACCGCCAGCAAGGTCCGATGCACTCGTGGTGAGCAAGCGATCGAATGCATTCACCAGTTGAGCCGGACGCGCCGCCAACAGGAGGCGGGCGGGCTCCCGCTCGTCGGCGCAGAGAATGGATGCGAACTTGGCGGCGAACTCCGCGGCCAGCTCCTGGGAGCGGGATAGCGCGCCGGCCGGACTTTGTGAGATAGCCTGTGCGAAAAGCCCTTTCGCCGCTGGCACGGCCAGCAAAGTGGTAACGGCGTGCGCGCCCGCGCTCTCTCCGAAGATCGTCACGTTATCGGGATCGCCGCCGAATGCCGCGATGTTCTCGCGTACCCACCTGAGCGCCGACACGAGGTCACGCAAGTAGAGGTTGTCGTCAATATGGATGTCTGCGGTGGACAGCGACGACAGGTCGACAGCCCCTAGCGCGCCGAGGCGGTAGTTTGCCGATACGTACACGCAACCGCTGCGGGCAAGCGACGCGCCATCATAGATCGGTGTCGCGGAACTGCCCAGGAAGTACGCCCCGCCGTGAATGAAGAACATCACGGGCAGAGGTCGGTCCGAGCCGCCGTCGGGTGCAACGACATTGAGGGTGAGGCAGTCCTCGCTCATGGGCTGGAACTTGCCCGGACCGACGATGGTGTATCGGCGGGGCTGTGGAGCGCAGTAGCGGAATCGGTGGCAGGGTCGGACGCCGTCCCACGCTTCGACCGGCTGGGGAGCCTTGAACCGCAGCGCGCCGACTGGTGGCTTGGCGTAGGGAATGGAACGCCAGCGATTGACGCCGTCCCGCGTGAATCCTTCGATGGCGCCCGAGGTGAGTTCGGTGCGGACTGTCTTCGCTGGCATGTATCGACAATAGCGAATGACTATTCACACCAGCGCCCGGCTCTGCCGTTCAGTCGCCGTGTCGGGCACGGTTTGGCCTGCTACTGATGACTCACTCGACTTCGGTCAGCGGCCTCCACGGCCGTTCGGTGACGTCGTGGCTGATTCTTAAGCACCGGTTACTTCTTTTCAGAAGAAGAAGCTACCCATGACCGGCTATCTCCGGGCGTGCGGGGACATCCTCAGCGTTGTGAGCGTCGGTACTCGCTCGGAGAGCGGCCGGTCCATCGCTTGAAGGCGTGTGAGAAGTTAGCAAGATCGCCGTATCCGAGCTCGGTCGCGATCTGGCTTGCCGACATTGATCGGGTGATTAACAGCATCATCGCGCTCTCCCGCAGACACGACTGGCGCAACTCGCGAAACGTGGTGCCCTCTTCGGCGAGCCGGCGTTTGAGTGTGCTGGTGGATACCGAGAGTTCGTCTGCGACCCGCTGGCAACTTCGCTGTCCGGGATCCTCGTCCAACAACCGTCTCACCTTCTTGGAGAAGGACGTGGCTCCGCTCTGCTCGTCGAGGGTCCGCCTCAGCTCGGCGACGGCGAGTCGATACGCAAGGGGATCGGAGAACCGGCACACTTCATTGAGCGCGTTGACGGGAACATGAAGGTAGGACATCGGTGCGTCAAAGAACAGGCGCCCGGCTAGTACCATCTCTGCCGCGAGTTTGTTCAGGGAGACCGGCGCTGACCAACTCAAGTGGAGCGTGACGGTCAGCGCGTCACTGACGAGCATGTCCAGCAGTCGTAACAACGCCGAGCCGGTATATGTGACTGCTAAGCAGTCCAGGGCCCGATCGCCTGTGTGCCCCAGAGCCCGACGGTGAGACCTTGGTCGTTTGGACGGAATTGTGCATTGATCGCCGTGGTGATCAACGGTAGATAGGTGAGCAGCTCGACGATCTCGGCTACCGAGCCTGCGCTGACCAGCGGGACGCTCAACGGGCCGAAAGATGTCAACTGTGCCTGTCCTGCAAACGAGAAGCCGAGCAGGGTTGCCCGGTCGACGTCTAGATCGGGGTACAGATCGCGAAACCACCGCAGTGGCGCCTGGACATCGTGCTGCATCAGCGTCGCCTCGTCGGTTCCCTCGCGCGCCATGATGGTGCGAAGCCGCGCGACGGCGTCCGGGTCGAGTGCCTGGCTCTCCAGCATTTGCACGAACGCGACCGGAGGCACACCGGCGTTGCTGAACTTCACCGATCGTGCCCCCTGAGCCCAATCCACAAGTTCCTGATCCGCGCAAACATAGCGGAAGCGCTCGGATTGGACAATCCTGTTAACAAGTATTCACATTCAGGGCAACTTAAGAGGAGTCGGTAATGGCCGTTGTCACTTTTGTCTCCCACGACGGCGACAAGCACCAGGTGCCTCTCGATGAAGGCCAGTCACTCATGCAGGTCGCGACCAACAATGCAGTGCCTGGCATCGACGGCGACTGCGGAGGCGAAGCGGCGTGCGGTACCTGCCACGTCGTCGTCGATCCGCAGTGGTCCGATCAGGTCGGCTCCTCCGGCGTCGGCGAAGAGGAGATGCTCGCGATGAACCCCGAGCGTCAGCCGACCTCTCGGCTGTCCTGCCAGATGACGGCCTCCGAGGCATGGGACGGCTTGATCGTCCATCTGCCGGAGTTCCAGATGTGACGACGAAGGGAAGTGGTCAAACATGGTAAAAATCTCTGAAAAGGTCGCCGAGAAAGTTCAGGCGACCATCCCGATCGACCTGCAGATTCAAGGTGCACACGCCTACGACAAAACTCGGCGTTGGGTGACCGGTACGAACGGGAAGAAACTCTTTGTAGAGCGTCCTATTCCGCCGGCCGAGGAGGTCGAACTCGCCGACATCGATCTCAGCAATCCTTTTCTCTATCGCCAGGGGCGCTGGCAGTCATACTACGAGCGCCTGCGTAACGAAGCTCCGGTCCATTATCAGCGGCACAGTGCCTTCGGCCCGTTTTGGTCCGTCACCCGGCATGCCGACATCGTGGCCGTCGACAAGAATCATGAGGTCTTCTCCGCTGAGCCATTGATCGTCATCGGGGTGCCGCCCCGCTTCCTGGATATCAAGATGTTCATCGCGATGGATCCACCACGCCACGACCTGCAGCGGGCGGCTGTCCAAGGGGTGGTCGCACCCAAGAACCTACGGGAAATGGAGGGTCTGATTCGCTCGCGCGTAAGGGAGGTGCTGGATAACCTCCCCGTGGATCAGCCGTTCGACTGGGTTCACGACGTCTCGATCGAGCTGACCGCTCGAATGCTTGCGACCCTGCTGGACTTTCCGTACGAGCAGCGTCGCAAGCTTGTCGAGTGGTCGGATCTGGCAACCTCGATGGAGCAAACCAACGGCGGTCCCTCGGACCTTGACGAGACGTTCGTCGGCATGCGCGCCATGGCCCGAGATCTCAGCCGGCACTGGCACGACAAGGCGGCCCGGACCGGTGCCGGAGAAGAGCCTGGGTTCGATCTGATCACCATGCTGCAGAGCAATGAAAGCACCAAAGACCTGATCGACCGGCCGATGGAGTTCTTGGGCAACCTTCTGCTGCTGATCGTCGGAGGCAACGACACGACCCGGAACTCGATGAGCGGCGGCGTTCTCGCGTTGAACCGCTACCCGGACCAGTTCGAGAAGCTGAAAGCAAATCCCGACCTGATCCCCAACATGAACTCCGAGATTATCCGATGGCAGACGCCACTCGCCTACATGCGCCGGATCGCCAAGGCCGACACCATGCTGAATGGTCAGTTCATTCGCAAGGGTGACAAGGTCGTGATGTGGTACGCATCGGGAAACCGCGATGAGCGCGTATTCGATCGGCCCGACGACTTCATCATCGACCGGGACAACGCCCGCAACCACATCTCTTTCGGGTTCGGCGTCCACCGCTGTATGGGCAACCGGTTGGCCGAGATGCAGTTGCGGATCCTGTGGGAGGAGCTGCTTCCTCGTTTCGAGAAGATCGAGGTCATTGGTGAGCCCGAATACGTGCAATCCAACTTCGTCAGGGGAATCAGCAAGCTGATGGTCCGCCTCACCCCGAAAGCCGGCGCATGACTTTGCATCGAGCGGTCATCGTGGGCGCCAGCCACGCGGGCGCCCAACTGGCGGCCAGCCTTCGTCAAGAAGGATGGGACGGCGAGATCGTCCTCGTCGGCAATGAATCGGCAGCGCCCTACCAACGCCCTCCGCTGTCGAAGGCATATCTGGCCGGGAACTGCACAGTCGACAAGCTCGCGATCCGCAGCGCCGAGTTTTACACAAAGCTGCGAATCGAAGTTCTGGATGCGACGGTGGAGGCAATCGATCGCGCAGCGGGTCACCTCTCGCTGAGCACCGGCGAGGTGCTGCCCTACGACAGGCTCGCGCTGTGCACGGGCGCGCGCCCCCGTCGGCTCTCCACCCCAGGCGCCGACCTGGCCGGAGTCTTCTACCTACGCACCGCGGCGGACGTCGAGATGATCCGAGACGCCACCAGACCGGGGCGTCGAGCCGTGATCATCGGCGGCGGTTACATCGGATTGGAGACGGCTGCCTCCTTGCGTGCGTTGGGTCTAGAGGTCACCGTGCTCGAGGCGACGGAGCGCGTCCTCGAACGGGTGACCGCCCCGGAGGTATCGGCGTTCTTCGACCGGATCCACCGGGAGGCGGGCGTCAACATCCAGACGGGCGCGCGGGTCGAGGCTCTGTCTGGCGACGGCAAAGTCGGCGAAGTAGTCCTGGCCGGTGGCGAATCGATTTCCGCCGACCTCGTCATTGTCGGCATCGGCGTTGAGCCGAACACCGAGCTCGCCGCTGCCGCGGGCTTGGTCGTCGACAACGGCGTCGTGATCGACGACCAAGCCCAGACCAGCGACTCCGCCATCATGGCCGCCGGGGACTGCGTCAGCCACGACATGGCTCGTTACGGCCGCCGTATACGTCTGGAGTCCGTGCCCAGTGCGGCCGAGCAGGCCAAAGTCGCGGCGGCGACTTTGTGCGGGAAGTCCAAGAAGATATCAGCGCTGCCTTGGTTTTGGTCAGATCAATACGACCTCAAGCTCCAGATCGCGGGTCTCAACACCGGGTACGACGAGGTGGTCCTCAGCGGCGACCCGACCCGCGACCGCGACTTCACCTGCTTCTACCTGCGTGCCGGCGAGCTCATCGCCGCCGACTGCATCAATCGCCCCCGCGACTTCATGTTCAGCAAGCGGGTCATTACGCAGCAGGTCCCCGTCGAACGGGCCGAACTCATGCTCGCCGGCTCGGTCTGAGGTCATGGCTGCATGGGCGATGGGACGGCGACTGCGATTGCGACGCGTGTGTCGGAGACGAACGTCAGCGAGAACCGCCATCCAACTCCGCTGGCCGCGGGGACTGGCTAGCGGATGCCGCCGGGCACCTCGGCGGTGTTACCGCAGCGCATCAGAAGCTAGTGGAGGTCGCCAACAGGCGTGACGATTTTTGCGGGGGGAGCATCGTCTTGAGTCGATGCTCGCGACTGTTCTGTTCTGACAACGAGATTGGTGGAGATTGACGGTGGCGGTATTCAAGGACGAGGACGAGGTCTATGCCTTCTTGGGTGGGATCTTTCAACGGGGCTTGGAGAAGGAGGGACTGGCGGACAAGCTCGCAAATTCGGGTGTGGTGTTACGGGTGCACTACACCGATCCGGACGCGGTGGTAACGGTGGACATGCCGAAGAAGGTGGTGGAGACCGGAGCGGCCAGTACCGCGGTGCCCAACGTGGAGTTGTTCATGTCGGCGGACACTGGAAACAAGTTCTGGCTGGGCAAGGTGAACCTGACGATGGCGATGGCCAAGGGGACGGTGCGCGCAAAGGGCCCGGTGCCGAAGTTGATCAAGTTGATTCCGCAGGCCAAGAATCTGTTCCCCGAGTACCGGTTGATGCTGCAGAGTCAGGATCGGCAGGACCTCATCGATGCGTGACCGTCGCCTCATCAAGGGTTGTCGGGCGGGCTCTCGATGAGGAGCACGATGCAGGACGTTGCGTTGACGGTGCCCGCGATCGTGGCCCATGCTGCGGCAGTCCATGGCGATCGCGAGGTGTTGACCGCACGCGGACCCCAACAGATCTCTGGGGTGTCGTATCATGAGTTGGGGCAGCGTGCGGCGCGGTTGGCGAATGCGTTGCGCGAGATAGGCATTTGTGGAGACGAGCGTGTCGCGACGCTGCAGTGGAGCAACCAGGAGCACCTGGACTGTTACGCGGCGGTGCCGTCGATGGGTGCGGTGCTACATACGTTGAATCTGCGGCTGCCACCTGAACAGCTGACGTGGATCGCCAATCATGCCGAAGATCAGGTGATCATCGTCGACGGTACGGTGCTGAACCTGTTGGCGGCGGCGTTGCCGTCGATGACCTCGGTGCGCACGGTGCTGGTGACCGGCACGGGTGATCTTACCGCAGTGCAGGGCTGCGGAAAGGACGTCCTTCGCTACGACGATGTGGTGGCAGCCCAGCCGAGCACGTTCGACTGGCCCGACGTCGACGAGCAGTCGGCCGCAGCGATGTGCTACA is part of the Mycobacterium adipatum genome and harbors:
- a CDS encoding cytochrome P450 yields the protein MVKISEKVAEKVQATIPIDLQIQGAHAYDKTRRWVTGTNGKKLFVERPIPPAEEVELADIDLSNPFLYRQGRWQSYYERLRNEAPVHYQRHSAFGPFWSVTRHADIVAVDKNHEVFSAEPLIVIGVPPRFLDIKMFIAMDPPRHDLQRAAVQGVVAPKNLREMEGLIRSRVREVLDNLPVDQPFDWVHDVSIELTARMLATLLDFPYEQRRKLVEWSDLATSMEQTNGGPSDLDETFVGMRAMARDLSRHWHDKAARTGAGEEPGFDLITMLQSNESTKDLIDRPMEFLGNLLLLIVGGNDTTRNSMSGGVLALNRYPDQFEKLKANPDLIPNMNSEIIRWQTPLAYMRRIAKADTMLNGQFIRKGDKVVMWYASGNRDERVFDRPDDFIIDRDNARNHISFGFGVHRCMGNRLAEMQLRILWEELLPRFEKIEVIGEPEYVQSNFVRGISKLMVRLTPKAGA
- a CDS encoding SCP2 sterol-binding domain-containing protein, translating into MAVFKDEDEVYAFLGGIFQRGLEKEGLADKLANSGVVLRVHYTDPDAVVTVDMPKKVVETGAASTAVPNVELFMSADTGNKFWLGKVNLTMAMAKGTVRAKGPVPKLIKLIPQAKNLFPEYRLMLQSQDRQDLIDA
- a CDS encoding NAD(P)/FAD-dependent oxidoreductase, which translates into the protein MTLHRAVIVGASHAGAQLAASLRQEGWDGEIVLVGNESAAPYQRPPLSKAYLAGNCTVDKLAIRSAEFYTKLRIEVLDATVEAIDRAAGHLSLSTGEVLPYDRLALCTGARPRRLSTPGADLAGVFYLRTAADVEMIRDATRPGRRAVIIGGGYIGLETAASLRALGLEVTVLEATERVLERVTAPEVSAFFDRIHREAGVNIQTGARVEALSGDGKVGEVVLAGGESISADLVIVGIGVEPNTELAAAAGLVVDNGVVIDDQAQTSDSAIMAAGDCVSHDMARYGRRIRLESVPSAAEQAKVAAATLCGKSKKISALPWFWSDQYDLKLQIAGLNTGYDEVVLSGDPTRDRDFTCFYLRAGELIAADCINRPRDFMFSKRVITQQVPVERAELMLAGSV